The genome window GTTTTGTCCAGCAGAGTATATTCACATCTGCAAGCTACTATGTTGCAGTGGGCAACTTGAACTCAGAGGAAGTTGAGGTAAGGTTGCAGAGTAGTGACCTGTATTTGTATCATCAATTGATCTCCTGTTCTAGGAATGTTTTACTAGCAATTAATAAAGATATAATCCAAGAATACCTTATTGCTTCTATTACCAACCACAGATAGAACGTCCTTTGCTTGTGTAGTTCTTTGGCTTCCTAGACATGATATTTAGTATCATTGATGAACAAAAAGACATGAACTAAATTTTAGGACCGTGCCTCTCCTTGTTTCATGTATTAGAGTTGCTGAAATATTTTCCATTGAACAATACGTTGATAACCTCGTGCACCTTATCATTGTGATATTTCTACCTTGGCTAATAAGTACAGAATATGAAAATTTTCTTGTGCAGCTGGTGCTTAAACCATAtagatttttcatttgattcactaaaaaaagaatatgagaATCTCCGTGATCAGTATTTAGCTAATGTtaccttttgattcatgaatTATGCCACAAACAGTGAAAGAGTagcttatttttctttgcaaCTGTTTTTCATCTCTTGACAAGATGCTGCTTTTGAGATGATCTAGGCAATAGGCAACTGGATAATTTGTTCTTCCTGaatttacctttatttttccaGCATGGGTTATATCTTCCACCAATACAATTTTCCTGTTCTATTTTATGCTGCCTGTCTAcaatctttcaacattgaaagATTGGAGTGGATTCATATTCTTATTCTTCTCAACCTAAGTTGAAACTCAATGAAAGGACTAActtttttttgcaaaacatgAAAAGTAGTTTGTGGTTTTGGTCATTGGCACTTAGTGacaattttctcttcttttcttttcctacaagtgGTTTTCTTTGTTCCTTTAGTTTGGAGTATGGGTTATATCTTCCACCAATACAATTTTCCTGTTCTATTTTATGCTGTCTGTCTACAATCTTTCTACGTTGAAAAATTGGAGtgcattcattttctttttcttgtcaaCCTAAGTTGAAACTCATTGAAAGGACTAACGTTTTaggcaaaacatgaaaaatagtttGTGGTTTTAGCCATTGGCAGTTTAGTGacagtttgttttttcttttcttttcttacaagtGGTTTTCTTTGTTCCTTTAGTTTGGAAACAGCATGCCAAAAACATGTCTTACTAAACTAAAAACTCTTTCATGCCACATTATCGACCAGCTAATGGTGTTAAGCTTCTGCTAGTGGAGCAAACCACATGACTCTAgtgaaaataaacaataatctGAGACTGAGGTGCCATTATGCGAACAAGCTGAAACCACAAGTCACTTCTTACATTATCCTAATTTCTAGAGTTGATATGGTGACGATAGATTAAgatcatttgatttaatttttttcatattcgttatttattttagatttcaaTCCATGCTTGTTTTATGTTCAAGGTGTGTTAATGCAGTTTCTCCTTAGACCCGGAACATTCTTAAGATATATATTCAAATCTCAAAAAACATTTGGTCCAATTTCCTGTATGTGCAATATAATAGGAGTGAAATATCTTTGTGCTCATCTTATTACTTCACAATCTTGTTTTTAGCTTGTTGATTTTGAAGTGTTCCTGTATCCTTCCTGGATGGCTGTTTGCGCTATTTACTTTGGATTCTTTTCTTAAACAGGTCCAATTAACCCTGAGAGTAAGATCTTTCATGTACAATACCACTGAAGCTTACTACAAGTGTACTTTTACTGATAGCAAGTGTAGTTTGAGCATTTTGTTTCCCAATGGAAATGCTGTTGTTTTAAACTCTCTTGGTCCAGAAGAGGTAAATCTCTAGATCCTCATTCTCACTCCTCTGTTTAATATAAGGTCATCATATAAACTTAAGAACTATGTTGAATGGAAGaggaaaaaagattttttaaaagtaccTGTAAATGTTACTTTGGTGATTCCTTATCTTTGAAGGCCAGCTGATTGGTAATCTTACGGTATTGTAATTGTAGACTCATTAGGACTACTAGAGAAAGGATCATCATCAAATAGTCTATAGAACAGAAGATTCTCAACCTTATtatccctgtttttttttttttttcccagggTTCATACAGTGAAGAGTGGAATGTCAAAGTCTCCTATGGGCCAAGATGGGCCACATATATTCTTGGCATAGGTATGctcttctgtttcttctttttacttTGACTTGTGGATATCttatgtttacttgttttttctgCCTGTAGTTGGAATGACTGTTATCATGATGGCGGCTTTCAACTTCTTGAACAAGTTTCAATGTGTTCATGAAGATGGAAATAGACTTCAGTTTGGAGAGGTGGAACCTGGGAGAGCTCCCTTGCTTTCACGTAAAGATGATGACCTTGCAAGTTGGGGCTCATCTTATGATTCTGCCTCAAATGATGAAGAGGGTCTTGAAGATTTTCTTGCAGCAAGTTCACTTGAAGGGAAATCAAGAGATGGTGAAAATGGCAATAATACCCGCCGTCTTTGTGCCATCTGCTTTGACGCTCCTAGGGACTGTTTCTTCCTCCCATGCGGGCACTGTGTTGCTTGTTTTGCATGTGGAACTAGGTAATTACTCTCCAACTGCacatttagattatttttttcttatcttgaaACAGCACTGTGCTGGACCTTGTGATGAATTCAGGTGGGCAAACAGAGAGGCTGATGAATGCATCAATGCTTCCCTCATTCTGTGAGGGCATGCCCTGCCTAACCCTAGAATGTGTTTTAGACTTCATTGGCACTTGGCATGTAGATGGCATATCAAACTGAAGAAAGCAATATAATATGCTCATGTTTACAGAGTATTTACAATGCAACAAGTCCTTGCCCCTTTTGCGTTGTGTAATATCATTGTTTTAAATTGCAGTCGGAGTGTCACTGGCTACTGTGGTAGTGGCCAAGATAACCCATTACTTGATGAGCTGTAACATGAGTACTCTAAAAGTTTCGCACATATGTCATGGTTATACTCAATAATTAAAACCTTCTCTGTAAGGGTAATGAGGCTAAGAGAGACTGAGATACCATTTCAGTGGTTTAGCTGGTCTATGGAAGCACTTTAAGGTATCTTTTAATTACTGGACTATTGTTTTAATGGAAGCTAGATGGCTGCATCCTTTGTTTAGCCATGATCACGACCTGACACCAATTATTAGGCTTGACCTTTTAAGAACAAGTCGATCATGGCATGGTTTTGTTGTGTGGAACTTTGTGGACTATCATGATTTCTAGTTGAAGTTGATAGCCTGCCATATTGAGGAAGTCTGGCACAACGGAAATTGCACATAACAAGAGTCGGAtgattttagtgttttcaaatatcatcggtaattaataaaaatgtaaatttcTGGAGTGTTATTTAGCATATTCCTACTTCTGACTTTACTCCTTTGGGCTGCGTTACATGTCAGACTTGGTATGAAGAAAATTTGGTCGCTGCTATCCTGATTGTATTTGCCACTGCAAGcctattatttttcttccacAATAACCATCTTGACCAATCGGATGCCAATTTATatgttgaaatttaatatttgcaGGATAGCAGAAGCTGATGGTACTTGCCCTATATGTCGTCGGAATATGAGGAAGGTGAGGAAGATTTTTACAGTTTAAGCAAACATGAAGCAGTTTGAAACACTCGCATAACCTGTAATAACTTGCAACATAGATTAGTTGCATCTAAACTATTGCTTTCATGCCCATGAGATACTATTTGATTGTATAGCGGTAGATTCAAATCATTGATGGAGAGATGCAATTGTATGAGCTTGATCTTTAAAGTGGAAGACCAtgcctcatgtttttttttctggctttCCACCATGTAATACCATCTCTTTGTATAAGCGTAGAATTCATACACCTAGGACCCATTACTATTCAAAGGCTTAATGCAACAGGTTATCCtgtcttttttcatatttggtctCTGAGAGCTTCGTAGAGCTTCATTATATGGTAAAGAGTTAATGTCTGGTTTTGTTGCGACCAAAGG of Populus trichocarpa isolate Nisqually-1 chromosome 16, P.trichocarpa_v4.1, whole genome shotgun sequence contains these proteins:
- the LOC7466072 gene encoding E3 ubiquitin-protein ligase APD2 — encoded protein: MAQPDQISVSSRDHSAAAASSSSNHTSFPVREEYDHDHDQRLRQLEFRQPEIEQQQQEYIEISNRGNYFGFNDVASVRDDTWSCVVVVLTFWFFVSMTMILGVYGAMSLTLGPKCSVLLQPTPIFVQSIKVEQLYDTNPGLILYGLYTSPPLDVVETWDRTLNFSVSPDSHKDFMYFLNEGSQINISYRVNSPISSVFLIIAQGSESLSQWLENPTRPNTTLSWNVIQGSGFVQQSIFTSASYYVAVGNLNSEEVEVQLTLRVRSFMYNTTEAYYKCTFTDSKCSLSILFPNGNAVVLNSLGPEEGSYSEEWNVKVSYGPRWATYILGIVGMTVIMMAAFNFLNKFQCVHEDGNRLQFGEVEPGRAPLLSRKDDDLASWGSSYDSASNDEEGLEDFLAASSLEGKSRDGENGNNTRRLCAICFDAPRDCFFLPCGHCVACFACGTRIAEADGTCPICRRNMRKVRKIFTV